In Leptospira bourretii, a genomic segment contains:
- a CDS encoding NADP-dependent glyceraldehyde-3-phosphate dehydrogenase has product MSFVFPSEDSIPEKYRIQPIHQKEYLLGGEIRIWEGESQIVKSPIFLNKNGKLEQVVLGSYPNFDEKQSLLALDAAVKAYNHGTGVWPIATSKERIDAVRKFITLMKGKKDQIILLLMWEIGKTEKDATKEFERTIEYLEDTIESLQELETSSANYIKEGGLIAQIKRSPYGVVLCMGPFNYPLNETFCTLIPAILMGNTVVFKPAKYGVLLLQPLLECFQEAFPPGVINTVYGDGSKVISPIMESGKIDVFAFIGSSHTANLITKKHPKLNRLRSVLGLNAKNPAIVLPDTDLKTMVPEILSGSLAYNGQRCTALKILFVHKDILDEFTKLYLEEFTKWKAGMPWETGVNFTPLPEEGKTQWLKELLDNALGHGAKILNPGGGEIQESFMFPAILSSVSPNARLYHEEQFGPLVPIVPFSSIEEPLNYIYESNMGQQASVFGKDPKTIGKLIDILVNQVARVNWNAQCQRGPDSFPFSGRKDSADGTLSVSDALRVFSLRTVVSFKDNEMGRNLLGEVLKERSSNYLSQEFHL; this is encoded by the coding sequence ACAAATTGTCAAATCTCCAATCTTTCTAAACAAAAATGGAAAATTGGAACAAGTGGTTTTAGGATCCTATCCTAATTTTGATGAAAAACAAAGTTTACTCGCACTCGATGCGGCCGTGAAAGCCTACAACCACGGAACAGGCGTTTGGCCCATTGCCACTTCCAAAGAAAGAATTGATGCCGTTCGAAAATTCATTACACTGATGAAAGGGAAAAAAGACCAAATCATCTTACTTCTGATGTGGGAGATTGGCAAAACAGAAAAAGATGCCACAAAAGAATTCGAAAGAACGATCGAATACCTAGAAGACACAATTGAATCCTTACAAGAACTCGAAACAAGTTCTGCAAACTATATCAAAGAAGGAGGACTGATTGCGCAAATCAAACGTTCTCCTTATGGAGTGGTCCTTTGTATGGGCCCATTCAATTATCCTTTGAATGAAACATTTTGTACTCTAATCCCTGCCATTCTTATGGGAAATACTGTCGTTTTTAAACCGGCAAAATATGGAGTATTATTACTACAACCACTCCTTGAATGTTTTCAGGAAGCTTTTCCTCCTGGTGTCATCAACACCGTATATGGTGATGGTTCCAAAGTCATTTCTCCGATTATGGAGTCAGGCAAAATTGATGTCTTTGCTTTTATTGGTTCTAGTCATACGGCTAACCTCATCACAAAAAAACATCCCAAACTCAACCGCCTAAGATCCGTTTTGGGACTGAATGCAAAGAACCCTGCAATCGTTTTACCTGACACCGACTTAAAAACTATGGTTCCTGAAATTTTATCGGGATCACTTGCTTATAATGGACAAAGATGTACTGCCCTAAAAATTCTATTTGTTCACAAAGATATCTTAGATGAATTTACAAAACTTTATTTAGAAGAATTCACAAAATGGAAAGCAGGCATGCCTTGGGAAACGGGAGTCAATTTTACTCCGCTCCCTGAAGAAGGAAAAACACAATGGTTAAAGGAACTATTGGATAACGCTCTTGGGCATGGTGCAAAAATTTTAAATCCTGGTGGGGGAGAAATTCAGGAATCGTTTATGTTTCCAGCAATTCTTTCTTCTGTTTCACCAAACGCACGTTTGTATCATGAAGAACAATTTGGGCCTCTGGTTCCCATTGTCCCCTTTTCTTCTATCGAAGAACCATTAAACTATATCTATGAATCCAATATGGGCCAACAAGCGAGTGTCTTTGGGAAAGATCCAAAAACCATTGGCAAACTCATTGATATTCTGGTAAACCAAGTGGCAAGGGTCAATTGGAACGCCCAGTGCCAAAGGGGACCAGATTCCTTTCCTTTTTCTGGAAGAAAAGATTCGGCTGATGGAACACTTTCGGTTTCTGATGCTCTGCGAGTTTTTTCCCTTCGCACTGTTGTGAGTTTCAAAGACAATGAGATGGGACGTAATCTTCTAGGAGAAGTACTGAAAGAAAGGTCTTCCAATTACTTAAGCCAAGAATTTCACTTGTAA
- a CDS encoding DUF1554 domain-containing protein, which produces MRWNFFVSILSLGWFLSCNQVNPRDELLFTLISGLNPVSSTSTSVSVSSSAKINVSSTSVLLKYGTPQNFGISLVKLPTANVTASFTFTNTKLTVDGSATSPSPTVLTFTPSNYNVVQTISLNSITQILDSSSLTITVTSADPFYNTSGAVSISHQNIYMAYTGNSFIFQNAVAAPTLTPSITFVITNCSVTPSLPTGLSLNASNCVISGTPTSGTQPATSYAVTATNGTDSDTHNISIQIEPTVYKVFITAATFNGNLQGAAADGPAGADLKCNADTNKPSTGTYKAMLTTDGGARVACTSDNCSGGVGENTDWVFQSGRIYIRASDSASLLSPNAAGILPADSSDNFTTNPYSLNHSFDSGTTKEYWTGFAQSNYWQTATQETENTCNNWTINVGPSPTSDGGRVGASNSTNYSAFRNGSGRSCASSYYLVCVEY; this is translated from the coding sequence ATGCGTTGGAATTTTTTCGTTTCCATCCTTTCTTTGGGTTGGTTCCTTTCTTGTAACCAAGTGAATCCACGAGATGAGTTGCTTTTCACACTCATTAGCGGACTAAATCCCGTCAGTTCGACCTCAACATCCGTTTCTGTTTCTTCGTCCGCAAAAATCAATGTATCCAGCACAAGTGTTTTATTGAAATATGGAACCCCACAAAACTTCGGAATTTCGTTAGTCAAATTACCTACTGCGAATGTCACCGCTTCTTTTACTTTCACTAATACAAAACTGACTGTTGACGGTTCGGCAACTTCGCCGAGTCCAACCGTGCTTACTTTTACTCCTTCAAATTACAACGTAGTTCAAACAATCAGTTTGAATTCAATTACCCAAATTTTGGATTCTTCTTCTCTCACAATCACTGTAACGAGTGCCGACCCTTTTTACAACACCAGTGGTGCCGTTTCCATCAGCCATCAAAATATCTATATGGCATATACGGGGAATTCGTTTATCTTTCAGAATGCTGTGGCCGCACCAACTCTCACTCCTTCTATCACCTTTGTGATCACCAATTGTTCCGTGACTCCATCTCTTCCCACTGGATTGAGTTTGAATGCAAGCAATTGTGTGATTTCAGGAACACCTACTAGTGGCACACAACCGGCAACCTCTTACGCAGTGACTGCTACCAACGGTACCGATTCAGATACGCATAACATTAGTATCCAAATTGAACCAACAGTGTATAAAGTATTTATTACAGCGGCAACATTCAATGGGAATCTACAAGGAGCCGCTGCCGATGGTCCTGCTGGTGCCGATTTAAAATGCAATGCGGACACAAACAAACCATCGACTGGAACTTATAAAGCAATGCTTACGACAGATGGTGGAGCAAGAGTTGCTTGTACTTCTGACAATTGCAGTGGCGGCGTTGGAGAAAACACAGATTGGGTTTTCCAATCAGGGAGGATTTACATCCGCGCGAGTGATTCAGCAAGTTTACTCAGTCCCAATGCTGCGGGAATTTTACCGGCAGATAGTTCTGACAATTTTACAACCAACCCTTACAGCCTAAACCATTCCTTTGATTCAGGAACCACCAAAGAATATTGGACGGGATTTGCCCAATCCAACTATTGGCAAACAGCCACGCAAGAAACTGAAAATACATGCAACAATTGGACAATAAATGTAGGTCCATCACCAACTAGCGATGGTGGGAGGGTCGGTGCCTCCAATAGTACAAATTATTCAGCCTTCCGAAACGGAAGTGGAAGAAGCTGCGCCTCCTCATACTACTTAGTTTGTGTTGAATATTAA
- a CDS encoding esterase/lipase family protein, with protein MIQILINSLAGKTVSLTQKTTDSLLKGIQVLVKGSLTSTGGGLDLLSNAFFYKPEWREALQKAGVQVKETGQKSNESLQKTIEQTNQAFDKALFKVELTAKQSDDMIFDNRMISSILGSSHDQKFKLTKIDMSFRTIGKDITAKETIGEYKNSKKTKSVLFLPGLFTDESVWQEQTVEYKDRKITSPGLATDLQEVGYYPFYLRYNHGLPIHENGKKLMHLLDIFFNEDPNIKPDIICYSLGCLIFRSCLYHAKLENKEWLHRFGKVILIAAPNKGSYLEKIGFWLGFLFEKSPNVALKIIGMIGNLRSDAIKDLSFGLIRKEEKGWIETISGYFGETYFGELDEIDVYQAYALMEGIENPLQNFLGDGIVEKKSLTYLTDKVFTKKPNPALRTLELNKQNHFSIISARPLIHWVKEVFEVVPKV; from the coding sequence GTGATCCAAATCCTCATCAATTCCCTTGCTGGAAAAACAGTATCCCTCACACAAAAGACAACGGATTCTCTTCTGAAAGGAATCCAGGTTTTAGTCAAAGGTAGCCTAACAAGCACAGGTGGAGGATTAGACCTGCTTTCCAATGCTTTTTTCTATAAACCAGAATGGCGAGAGGCATTACAAAAAGCCGGGGTCCAAGTCAAAGAGACGGGGCAAAAATCAAATGAAAGTTTGCAAAAAACAATCGAACAAACAAACCAAGCCTTTGACAAAGCACTTTTTAAGGTAGAACTGACCGCCAAACAAAGCGATGATATGATATTTGATAATCGAATGATATCAAGTATTCTTGGAAGTTCGCATGATCAAAAATTTAAACTTACAAAGATAGACATGAGTTTTCGAACGATTGGGAAAGACATCACAGCAAAAGAAACGATTGGGGAATATAAAAATTCAAAAAAAACGAAATCAGTTTTATTTTTGCCAGGTTTATTTACCGATGAGTCGGTCTGGCAGGAACAGACAGTCGAATACAAAGACAGAAAAATAACCTCACCAGGTCTTGCTACCGACTTGCAAGAAGTAGGTTATTATCCTTTTTATTTGAGATACAACCACGGCCTTCCCATCCACGAAAATGGGAAAAAACTGATGCATCTTTTAGATATTTTTTTTAATGAAGATCCAAATATAAAACCGGATATCATCTGTTATAGTTTAGGATGTTTAATTTTTCGCTCTTGTTTGTATCATGCCAAATTAGAGAACAAAGAATGGCTCCATCGATTCGGGAAAGTAATCCTTATTGCAGCACCAAACAAAGGTTCATATTTAGAGAAAATAGGATTTTGGCTTGGATTTCTTTTTGAAAAAAGCCCCAATGTAGCTCTTAAAATTATAGGAATGATAGGCAATCTTCGTAGTGATGCCATCAAAGATTTATCCTTCGGACTCATTCGCAAAGAAGAAAAAGGATGGATAGAAACCATTTCTGGTTATTTTGGCGAAACTTATTTTGGTGAATTGGATGAGATAGATGTTTACCAAGCCTATGCTCTTATGGAAGGAATTGAAAATCCGTTACAAAACTTTCTTGGTGATGGGATTGTGGAGAAAAAAAGTCTTACCTACCTGACCGATAAGGTATTTACCAAAAAACCGAACCCCGCATTACGAACATTAGAGCTAAACAAACAAAATCATTTTTCTATTATTAGTGCAAGGCCACTCATTCATTGGGTGAAGGAAGTTTTTGAAGTTGTGCCTAAAGTTTAA
- a CDS encoding histone deacetylase family protein, which yields MGSLKTGITFHEEFLKHNTGPGHPETHGRLESILDHLSDLPSKNFLWKKDFKEAPLSVISSIHDPNYVRLVSRTCEEKGSGYLDGDTVFSSRSYMAANLAVGAGLYLADEVLLGNLKNGMALVRPPGHHAEADHAMGFCIFNNIAITAKYLQSKGIKRILILDWDVHHGNGTQHQFYEDDSVYFISLHQFPFYPGTGSLAERGKGKGFGTTMNIPLARGAGEFEYLSSFPSIQREMEKFQPEFVLVSAGFDAHKQDPLGGMNLPTSSFEIFTKEIQNIANTYSNGKMISFLEGGYDFKALSESVKLHLETLAS from the coding sequence GTGGGATCATTAAAAACAGGAATCACCTTCCACGAAGAATTTCTAAAACACAACACAGGGCCAGGGCATCCCGAAACACATGGAAGGTTGGAATCCATTTTGGATCATCTTTCCGATTTACCTTCCAAAAATTTTTTATGGAAAAAAGATTTTAAAGAAGCTCCCTTATCAGTGATTTCTTCCATTCATGATCCAAATTACGTTCGTTTGGTGAGTAGAACCTGCGAAGAAAAAGGTTCGGGGTATTTGGATGGTGATACAGTTTTTTCCTCTCGTTCCTATATGGCGGCAAACCTTGCGGTTGGTGCAGGACTATACTTAGCTGATGAAGTATTACTCGGAAATTTGAAAAATGGAATGGCACTCGTTCGTCCACCAGGCCATCATGCGGAAGCAGACCATGCAATGGGATTTTGTATTTTTAATAATATTGCCATTACCGCAAAATACCTTCAGTCCAAAGGAATCAAAAGGATTTTGATTCTTGATTGGGATGTCCATCATGGAAATGGCACACAACACCAGTTCTACGAAGATGATTCCGTTTATTTCATATCCCTCCATCAGTTTCCTTTTTATCCAGGAACGGGTTCTTTAGCGGAACGTGGCAAAGGGAAGGGATTTGGAACCACTATGAATATTCCTTTGGCACGTGGTGCGGGTGAATTCGAATATTTATCTAGTTTCCCTTCCATCCAAAGAGAAATGGAAAAATTCCAACCAGAATTTGTATTGGTGTCAGCAGGTTTTGATGCACATAAACAAGATCCGTTGGGTGGAATGAATTTGCCCACATCCTCCTTTGAAATTTTTACTAAGGAAATACAAAACATTGCAAATACTTATTCTAACGGCAAAATGATCTCCTTTTTAGAAGGTGGATATGATTTTAAAGCACTTTCCGAATCAGTGAAATTGCATTTGGAAACCTTAGCATCTTAA
- a CDS encoding putative glycoside hydrolase: protein MKQATFFLLLSFFLSCQSASKTERRQNADPTGITPDFIEGLYINTKTIRDKKRWSLLFQVMKDAGMNTAVVDMQPYPPTPEQVAEAKALGFYMVARVVNFEGGLIEKTPNANLMTSIQKSIRKACELGFPEIQLDYIRYADGGTNFSMSYEKRYESILGIIKDHKEKTKDSCSKDTRWTADVFGRVPFIENDVIGQKVEPFSEELNGLYPMLYPSHFYGLTKRVADPYGTIKDGLDLTVKRAKQGTKAIAWVQGFNMMVGPSKLTYTDYIKVQMQGAKDSLGHGFIVWNAGNEYIDTMNAYEKYKSEPNPNNQKLTKNEN from the coding sequence ATGAAACAGGCAACTTTTTTCCTTTTACTATCATTCTTCCTTTCCTGCCAGTCCGCATCCAAAACCGAAAGACGGCAAAATGCAGATCCCACAGGGATCACTCCTGATTTTATTGAAGGGCTCTATATCAATACCAAAACCATTCGTGATAAAAAAAGATGGAGCCTATTATTCCAAGTAATGAAAGACGCAGGGATGAACACTGCTGTTGTCGATATGCAACCATATCCACCTACTCCCGAACAGGTAGCGGAAGCCAAAGCATTAGGTTTCTACATGGTAGCAAGGGTAGTTAACTTTGAAGGTGGATTGATAGAAAAAACACCTAACGCAAATTTGATGACATCCATTCAAAAATCCATTCGCAAAGCCTGCGAATTAGGTTTTCCAGAAATACAATTGGATTATATACGATATGCTGATGGTGGCACTAACTTTAGTATGAGTTATGAAAAACGGTATGAATCCATTCTCGGAATCATCAAAGATCATAAAGAAAAAACCAAAGACAGTTGTTCCAAAGACACTCGTTGGACTGCCGATGTATTTGGTAGAGTTCCTTTTATTGAAAACGATGTGATTGGTCAAAAAGTAGAACCGTTTAGTGAAGAACTGAATGGGTTATATCCCATGTTATATCCATCTCATTTTTACGGATTAACCAAACGAGTGGCAGATCCGTACGGAACCATCAAGGACGGTCTTGACCTTACAGTTAAACGTGCCAAACAAGGAACCAAAGCCATTGCTTGGGTACAAGGTTTTAATATGATGGTAGGCCCAAGCAAACTAACTTATACAGATTATATCAAAGTACAAATGCAAGGGGCAAAAGATTCACTAGGACATGGGTTTATTGTTTGGAATGCCGGAAACGAATACATCGATACAATGAATGCATACGAAAAGTATAAATCTGAACCAAACCCTAACAACCAGAAACTCACAAAAAACGAAAACTAA
- a CDS encoding lipase secretion chaperone, which produces MDFKKIIIIISIFLFFFLGLLYFLKQNSTTDQSKQSLSPEEQMVRDRISPLGTGEGFWDEAISPFREDRTKPYLELLEDLKTGKVNFVWEVWALRRKCKPEYTPDQCNATILAYLDSEYESPDKEKVKDLFLSYFRYEEEYRKWEQPTDLSFVELYEKIKAKRRDVLGEKADLVFGMEESQVSFLEGTQNFIKQSSNVPAEQRVKQFEDLKKKTYGSYYDALVSREDKYDHYQVEMSLRDKEFNAITDPKEKEKYLNKIETKYFGKERAASLSEERAKETKFYESIAKYESKEKEFLKENLGLSPQEKEKKLKELRIQFLGSEEEADAYVRRKNIEEAGK; this is translated from the coding sequence ATGGATTTTAAAAAAATAATTATCATCATCTCTATATTTCTTTTTTTCTTCTTGGGGTTACTTTACTTTTTAAAACAAAACTCAACTACAGATCAGTCGAAACAATCACTCAGTCCAGAAGAACAAATGGTTAGGGATCGAATTTCGCCTCTGGGAACAGGAGAGGGATTTTGGGACGAGGCAATCTCTCCTTTTCGAGAAGATAGAACCAAACCTTATTTAGAGTTATTGGAAGATTTAAAAACAGGTAAGGTTAATTTTGTTTGGGAAGTGTGGGCATTACGACGTAAATGTAAACCCGAATATACACCTGACCAGTGCAATGCAACCATCCTTGCTTATCTTGATTCGGAATATGAATCTCCAGATAAGGAAAAAGTAAAAGATTTGTTTCTATCATACTTTCGTTATGAAGAAGAATACAGAAAGTGGGAACAGCCAACAGATTTATCCTTTGTAGAATTGTATGAAAAGATCAAAGCCAAACGAAGAGATGTCCTTGGAGAAAAGGCCGATTTGGTTTTTGGAATGGAAGAATCCCAAGTATCTTTTTTAGAAGGTACACAAAACTTTATCAAACAATCTTCCAATGTACCGGCAGAACAACGAGTGAAACAGTTTGAAGACCTAAAGAAAAAAACATATGGGTCTTATTATGATGCTTTAGTCTCTAGAGAAGATAAATATGATCATTACCAAGTGGAAATGAGCCTTCGTGATAAAGAGTTCAATGCAATCACTGATCCAAAAGAAAAAGAAAAATACCTAAATAAAATCGAAACCAAATACTTTGGAAAAGAAAGAGCGGCTAGTTTGTCGGAAGAAAGGGCAAAAGAGACAAAGTTTTATGAATCCATCGCCAAGTATGAATCCAAAGAAAAAGAATTTTTAAAGGAGAATCTAGGCCTTTCTCCACAAGAAAAAGAAAAGAAACTGAAAGAATTACGGATTCAGTTCTTGGGTTCAGAAGAAGAAGCAGATGCTTACGTGAGGCGGAAAAATATAGAAGAAGCGGGAAAATAA
- a CDS encoding esterase/lipase family protein, with translation MKKKILIGFLATLLSVPTSGLFAGPLDGQCIALVHGILGFDDTQGLAGGLVKYWGGLDGYLRSQGAKVTTPGSSATNSIPTRASQIQSSVSTWMTANGCSKVHLMGHSQGGLVIRYMVSNLGFSGKTQTVTTINSLHQGAPMADIVLAAIPSWLQPFANSALSLLAKLVYRDGRPQDVIAMGKSLTVSYVKTFNTNSPNKSGIKYYSYGSEMAWADLIQHPIMALTHPITWAGGLYYGLGGGNDGVVPLNSQKWGAWKGTPSSYWFATGIDHLQATNLAWSGQNYYDVQGWYLNIAKNAKAGL, from the coding sequence ATGAAAAAGAAAATTTTGATTGGGTTTTTAGCGACCCTTCTCTCCGTTCCCACCTCCGGTCTGTTTGCCGGTCCTCTTGATGGTCAGTGTATCGCACTTGTCCATGGAATCCTTGGTTTTGATGATACCCAAGGTCTTGCAGGTGGTCTAGTCAAGTATTGGGGAGGCCTTGACGGTTATCTTCGTAGCCAAGGCGCAAAAGTCACCACTCCTGGAAGTTCGGCAACCAACTCCATTCCTACTCGTGCGAGCCAAATCCAATCTTCTGTATCTACATGGATGACAGCAAACGGTTGTTCTAAGGTGCACTTGATGGGCCATAGCCAAGGTGGACTTGTCATTCGTTATATGGTTTCCAACTTAGGTTTTTCTGGAAAAACACAAACTGTCACTACCATCAACTCCCTTCACCAAGGAGCACCAATGGCTGATATCGTTCTGGCTGCTATCCCAAGTTGGTTACAACCATTCGCAAATTCTGCACTCAGTTTACTTGCAAAGCTAGTTTACCGTGATGGTCGCCCACAAGATGTAATTGCTATGGGAAAATCACTGACTGTAAGTTATGTGAAAACTTTTAATACTAACTCTCCTAACAAATCCGGAATCAAATACTACTCTTATGGAAGTGAAATGGCTTGGGCAGACCTCATCCAACACCCAATCATGGCACTCACTCACCCAATCACTTGGGCTGGTGGTTTGTATTACGGTTTAGGTGGCGGTAATGATGGTGTGGTTCCGTTGAATTCTCAAAAATGGGGAGCTTGGAAAGGAACACCTTCTTCTTATTGGTTTGCCACTGGTATTGATCACTTACAAGCAACAAACTTGGCTTGGAGCGGACAAAACTATTACGATGTGCAAGGTTGGTACTTAAACATCGCAAAAAACGCAAAAGCTGGTTTATAA
- a CDS encoding heparin lyase I family protein, translating to MRKQWQHLLLLGICLGLTTQLVQCQKKTEDQTTEILAGTLLAYQAATTISCTSEQLTKTQQGRIFQTSFESASEFSSFYIVPSPYQSAATHGQSTEQKRTGTYSHKATILSVGPSCFYPQNCNHRGYPTIQLNKLPSGGFKTPVLVEFYAYLDMSLPNSADWFSFATFSADPSDQWRRVVLVNIDSKNYAYLMHVPYHNQSQHTFQNTNTSFPQRQWTKLTTCLDFSPSGGMAKVWMDGTLISTASVSGGCGVLEQAHFGLYASPTVSAGTIYNDDLRIEEVSVCP from the coding sequence ATGAGAAAGCAATGGCAACACCTCCTCCTTTTGGGAATTTGTCTGGGACTAACCACCCAACTTGTCCAGTGCCAAAAAAAGACAGAAGACCAAACAACTGAGATTTTAGCGGGAACCCTACTTGCTTACCAAGCAGCCACAACCATCTCTTGTACCAGTGAACAATTGACAAAAACCCAACAAGGAAGGATCTTCCAAACTAGTTTTGAGTCGGCTTCCGAATTTTCTTCTTTCTATATTGTTCCCTCACCTTACCAATCGGCAGCCACTCATGGACAAAGTACGGAACAAAAACGTACAGGCACATATTCCCATAAAGCAACTATCTTGTCCGTAGGTCCCAGTTGTTTTTATCCACAAAATTGTAACCATAGAGGGTATCCGACTATCCAGCTCAACAAACTTCCGTCAGGTGGATTCAAAACACCAGTCTTAGTTGAGTTTTATGCTTATCTGGATATGAGTCTGCCAAATAGTGCCGACTGGTTTAGTTTTGCGACTTTTTCAGCAGATCCCAGCGACCAATGGAGGCGAGTGGTTCTTGTGAACATCGATTCAAAAAATTATGCTTATTTAATGCATGTTCCTTACCACAACCAAAGCCAACATACATTCCAAAACACAAATACAAGTTTTCCACAAAGGCAGTGGACAAAACTCACAACCTGCCTTGACTTTTCTCCTTCGGGAGGAATGGCAAAAGTGTGGATGGATGGAACTTTGATTTCAACCGCCAGTGTTTCTGGAGGCTGCGGTGTATTAGAACAAGCTCACTTTGGACTCTATGCTTCACCAACGGTGAGTGCTGGAACCATTTATAATGATGATTTAAGAATAGAAGAAGTTTCTGTTTGTCCTTAA
- the radA gene encoding DNA repair protein RadA, with product MAKKQLPQYQCKSCGDSFSRWAGKCPSCGEWNQIEEVENTSSGRFDSPISQKPKDRKYTDPKSIGSVVSDAHVRTSTGFSELDLVLGGGIVPGSLVLVGGEPGVGKSTLVLEMAKNIAKEGSVLYISGEESASQIGLRAKRMGVTSQNILLSSEVYAENISQMISDLKPKVVFVDSIQTILKESLVNQAGTITQLRESSQVFLETAKRTSVPIFLIGHITKEGQIAGPKVLEHLVDTVLYFEGDRFNYYRILRAVKNRFGAVGDTAIFEMVSGGLKQVLDRHRLFISPESEERSGSVLSSVMEGSRAIGVEVQALVTKSSYGQARRMAEGLDNRRVILLSAVLEKYLGFPLSESDIFSNLAGGLSIDEPSLDLAIAASIASSFKDKPVSREIGFLGEVGLSGEVRSVGQISLRLKELAGIGISKVYIPQGNFKEVDGLFSSLELIPVKHLQELGF from the coding sequence ATGGCAAAAAAACAACTCCCCCAATACCAATGCAAATCCTGCGGGGATAGTTTCAGCCGATGGGCTGGAAAATGCCCTTCTTGCGGGGAGTGGAACCAAATTGAAGAGGTAGAAAATACCTCTTCTGGAAGGTTTGATTCTCCCATCTCTCAAAAACCAAAAGATAGAAAATACACAGATCCAAAATCGATTGGTTCTGTGGTGAGTGACGCTCATGTTCGCACCTCTACTGGTTTTAGCGAATTGGATTTGGTGCTTGGTGGAGGGATTGTTCCCGGTAGTTTGGTGTTAGTTGGTGGGGAACCTGGAGTGGGAAAGTCCACTCTGGTTTTGGAGATGGCCAAAAACATTGCAAAGGAAGGTTCTGTTTTATACATTTCGGGAGAGGAGTCTGCTTCCCAAATTGGACTTCGAGCCAAACGTATGGGAGTCACCTCCCAAAACATTTTATTATCTTCCGAAGTGTATGCGGAAAATATTTCGCAGATGATTTCGGATTTAAAACCCAAAGTAGTCTTTGTCGATTCCATCCAAACCATTTTGAAAGAAAGTTTGGTCAACCAAGCAGGAACCATCACGCAACTAAGAGAATCTTCTCAAGTGTTTTTGGAAACCGCCAAAAGGACATCCGTTCCTATTTTTCTCATTGGCCATATCACAAAAGAAGGCCAGATTGCCGGCCCTAAAGTTTTGGAACATTTGGTGGATACAGTTCTCTATTTTGAAGGGGATCGGTTTAATTATTACCGCATCCTCCGTGCTGTCAAAAACAGGTTTGGTGCCGTAGGTGACACCGCCATTTTTGAAATGGTTTCTGGTGGGTTAAAACAAGTACTCGACCGTCATCGTTTGTTTATCTCCCCTGAATCAGAAGAAAGATCTGGAAGTGTTTTGTCTTCTGTGATGGAAGGTTCCCGCGCCATCGGTGTGGAAGTGCAGGCTCTTGTGACTAAGTCATCTTATGGGCAAGCTCGTCGTATGGCAGAAGGTTTGGACAATCGTCGTGTGATTTTACTTTCTGCTGTTCTCGAAAAATATTTGGGATTCCCATTGTCTGAATCAGATATCTTTAGCAACCTTGCAGGTGGCCTGAGCATTGACGAACCAAGTCTCGACTTAGCCATTGCCGCATCGATTGCTTCTTCTTTTAAAGACAAACCAGTTTCCAGAGAAATTGGTTTTCTTGGGGAAGTAGGGCTTTCGGGAGAAGTGAGGAGTGTAGGCCAAATTAGTTTGCGACTAAAAGAATTGGCCGGAATTGGAATTTCCAAAGTTTATATTCCCCAAGGGAATTTTAAAGAAGTGGATGGGCTTTTTTCTTCTTTAGAGCTGATCCCTGTTAAACACTTACAAGAGTTAGGTTTTTGA